One Roseimaritima multifibrata DNA window includes the following coding sequences:
- the rpmF gene encoding 50S ribosomal protein L32, with protein MAVPKRKHSNSRTNKRRSHDRLTPRQLTYCPQCSTAVPTHVVCPKCGLYQGRTMVESEQQ; from the coding sequence ATGGCTGTCCCAAAACGTAAACACTCGAACAGTCGTACTAACAAACGCCGCAGTCACGATCGTTTGACCCCTCGTCAACTGACCTACTGCCCTCAGTGCAGCACGGCCGTTCCTACCCATGTTGTGTGCCCAAAATGTGGCCTTTATCAAGGCCGCACCATGGTCGAATCTGAGCAGCAGTAA
- the fabD gene encoding ACP S-malonyltransferase, with product MTLDVQKVGLLFPGQGAQNAGMGKWLYDTFPAARELFLNAADILGYDLAAICFEGPTEKLNATQFSQPALFVTGMAAVEGLRERHPELLEKVTCTAGLSLGEYTAVCFAGGLSFESALRLVQRRGEAMQAAADEVESGMASVLGLDLETLTAVCEATRHEDEILQPANLLCPGNIAVSGHLSALSRLEETAKEAGASRVIPLAVAGAFHTPLMHPAVNGLREALSATPPMDTPLPVYSNVDAHPHQDGSEMHQLLAEQVTEPVLWEASIRRMIEDGVEGFLELGTGRVLQGTIKRIERRFPMDGFGDNPGN from the coding sequence ATGACTCTGGATGTACAAAAAGTCGGCCTGCTGTTCCCTGGACAGGGAGCACAGAATGCTGGCATGGGGAAATGGCTTTACGATACGTTTCCAGCGGCTCGTGAACTATTTCTGAACGCGGCAGATATCCTCGGATACGACCTGGCAGCGATCTGCTTCGAAGGCCCGACGGAAAAACTGAACGCGACCCAATTTTCACAGCCCGCTCTGTTCGTCACCGGCATGGCGGCCGTCGAAGGGCTCCGTGAACGCCACCCTGAACTGCTCGAAAAGGTTACCTGTACCGCAGGTCTAAGCCTGGGTGAGTACACGGCGGTATGTTTTGCTGGCGGCCTAAGCTTTGAATCCGCACTGCGACTGGTTCAGCGACGCGGCGAAGCGATGCAGGCCGCCGCGGACGAAGTCGAAAGCGGAATGGCAAGCGTCCTGGGCCTGGACCTGGAAACACTGACCGCCGTCTGCGAAGCGACTCGCCACGAAGACGAAATCCTGCAGCCCGCAAACCTGCTCTGCCCAGGCAACATCGCGGTTTCCGGACACCTGTCCGCACTAAGCCGCCTGGAAGAAACCGCCAAAGAAGCAGGTGCGTCGCGAGTAATCCCGCTGGCGGTTGCCGGGGCTTTTCATACCCCGCTGATGCACCCAGCCGTCAACGGACTCCGCGAAGCCCTCTCGGCAACCCCGCCGATGGACACGCCGCTGCCGGTTTACTCCAACGTCGATGCCCACCCGCATCAAGACGGCTCGGAAATGCACCAACTGCTCGCGGAACAGGTCACCGAACCGGTCCTCTGGGAAGCGTCGATCCGCCGGATGATCGAAGATGGCGTGGAAGGCTTTCTGGAACTGGGAACGGGACGCGTCCTTCAAGGGACCATCAAACGAATTGAACGCCGTTTCCCCATGGACGGATTTGGTGACAACCCTGGAAACTAG
- the fabG gene encoding 3-oxoacyl-[acyl-carrier-protein] reductase has translation MQLSLSVDLKDQTAIVTGASQGLGKSVALALAANGAHVACLARNAEKLAATVEEITQAGGSAEAIACDVTDREATAAAIAGVHKRTGRLDILVNNAGMTRDKLLRGMSDEEWDDVIAANLTSCFVACRAAATIMRRAKYGRIVNMASISGVIGNAGQTNYSASKAGMIGLSRSLSRELANRGITVNCVAPGFIASDMTAKLGDVVMGEVRKQIPANRVGEPEDVAAAVLFLASPAAGYITGQTLIVDGGMCG, from the coding sequence ATGCAATTGTCCCTCTCCGTCGACCTGAAAGACCAGACCGCGATCGTCACGGGTGCTTCCCAAGGCCTTGGCAAATCGGTTGCCCTTGCCCTAGCCGCCAATGGCGCCCACGTCGCCTGCCTCGCTCGTAACGCAGAAAAACTTGCTGCGACGGTCGAAGAGATCACTCAAGCGGGCGGATCGGCCGAGGCAATCGCCTGCGACGTCACCGACCGCGAAGCGACCGCTGCGGCGATCGCCGGAGTCCACAAGAGAACCGGACGCTTGGACATCTTGGTCAACAACGCTGGCATGACTCGCGATAAACTGCTCCGAGGCATGTCGGACGAGGAATGGGACGACGTGATCGCCGCTAACCTGACCAGCTGCTTCGTTGCCTGCCGAGCCGCAGCGACAATCATGCGTCGAGCCAAATACGGGCGGATCGTCAACATGGCCAGCATTTCCGGAGTCATCGGGAACGCGGGACAAACCAACTACTCGGCCAGCAAAGCGGGCATGATCGGGCTCTCTCGATCCCTCTCGCGTGAACTGGCCAACCGCGGAATCACCGTAAACTGCGTTGCCCCTGGTTTCATTGCCAGTGACATGACCGCTAAATTGGGCGACGTGGTGATGGGTGAAGTCCGCAAACAGATCCCAGCGAACCGCGTCGGTGAGCCAGAAGATGTCGCTGCGGCGGTCCTTTTTCTTGCCAGCCCAGCGGCCGGATACATCACTGGACAGACCCTTATTGTCGATGGTGGGATGTGCGGCTAA
- a CDS encoding acyl carrier protein, with amino-acid sequence MASVEERVVDIVAEQLGVEKDKITRETSFVNDLGADSLDTVELVMELEEEFDISIPDDAAEKIQKVGQAIEFIEKEKGDDA; translated from the coding sequence ATGGCTTCGGTTGAAGAACGGGTTGTCGACATTGTTGCCGAGCAACTTGGTGTTGAAAAAGACAAAATCACGCGAGAAACCTCGTTTGTCAATGATCTGGGTGCCGACTCGCTCGACACCGTTGAATTGGTAATGGAACTGGAAGAAGAATTCGATATCAGCATCCCTGATGATGCTGCCGAAAAAATCCAGAAGGTCGGTCAAGCGATCGAATTCATTGAAAAAGAAAAAGGGGACGACGCGTAA
- the fabF gene encoding beta-ketoacyl-ACP synthase II, translated as MKRRVVITGTGLVTPLGDDVGQFWSDLVAGKSGIHNLTMLDTSGFKIKIGGDIPEFDPSVVADSKEAKRLDRFSQFAMFAGTRAVEQTGLQFESENRERCGVILGSGIGGLWEIEAQMERMLFKGTDRVSPFTIPKMMLNAAGGNIGIQHGLRGPNYSVATACASATNAMGDALRSIQYDDTDIVITGGSEAAITRMGLAGFQNMKALSSRNDDPQRASRPFDSQRDGFVLSEGAGLSVFEELEHAQNRGADIIAEVIGFGCSCDAGHITQPDPRGAGAAQAMRMAIQNAGIDPVDVDYVNAHGTSTPLGDKAETAAIHAVFGDHAKQLSISSTKAAIGHSLGASGGIEAIVTALTLKHGVVHPTINLTDPDPACDLDYTPNEARERSVKIGMSNSFGFGGHNACIVLKRYDG; from the coding sequence ATGAAGCGGCGTGTGGTCATCACCGGTACCGGTCTTGTCACCCCCTTGGGCGACGACGTAGGACAATTCTGGTCCGATCTGGTTGCTGGAAAAAGCGGCATTCATAATCTAACAATGCTGGACACCTCTGGTTTCAAAATCAAAATCGGTGGAGACATCCCTGAATTTGATCCCAGTGTCGTTGCTGACAGCAAAGAAGCCAAACGCCTCGACCGCTTCTCGCAGTTCGCGATGTTCGCGGGCACGCGAGCCGTCGAACAAACGGGCCTCCAATTCGAATCCGAAAATCGCGAACGATGCGGAGTCATTCTCGGCTCCGGTATCGGCGGCCTTTGGGAAATTGAAGCCCAAATGGAACGGATGCTGTTCAAAGGGACCGACCGTGTCAGCCCCTTCACCATCCCAAAAATGATGCTCAATGCAGCCGGTGGGAACATCGGTATCCAGCACGGCCTGCGAGGCCCCAACTACAGCGTCGCCACCGCCTGTGCCAGTGCAACCAACGCGATGGGGGATGCCCTCCGCAGCATCCAGTACGACGACACCGATATTGTGATCACCGGTGGTAGCGAAGCGGCCATCACCCGCATGGGCTTGGCCGGCTTCCAAAACATGAAAGCCCTCTCGTCCCGCAATGACGACCCGCAACGGGCCAGCCGACCCTTCGATTCCCAACGCGACGGCTTTGTCCTTAGCGAAGGAGCCGGCCTGTCGGTTTTCGAAGAACTGGAACATGCACAAAATCGTGGTGCCGACATCATCGCTGAAGTGATCGGATTCGGTTGCAGCTGCGACGCGGGCCATATCACCCAGCCCGACCCTCGAGGCGCCGGTGCAGCCCAGGCAATGCGAATGGCCATCCAAAACGCCGGGATCGACCCAGTGGATGTCGATTACGTCAACGCCCATGGCACCAGCACCCCGTTGGGCGACAAAGCCGAAACCGCTGCGATCCACGCAGTCTTTGGGGACCACGCAAAACAGCTTTCCATCAGCAGCACCAAAGCGGCCATCGGGCACTCCCTGGGAGCCAGCGGTGGAATCGAAGCGATCGTCACCGCACTGACCCTGAAGCATGGCGTCGTCCACCCAACGATCAACCTGACCGACCCCGACCCAGCCTGCGACCTCGACTACACCCCGAACGAAGCCCGCGAACGTTCGGTCAAAATCGGGATGAGCAACAGCTTCGGCTTCGGCGGCCACAACGCCTGCATCGTGCTAAAACGATACGACGGCTAA
- a CDS encoding YdeI/OmpD-associated family protein: MPEPDPARIISFASPKDLSRWLEVNHASESELWVKIFKKRTGIPSVTWDDVVIEMLCWGWIDGVRKSIDEQAYLQRVTPRKTRSSWSKRNREHVERLMREGRMMEAGLTHVRAAKADGRWEKAYVASEMEVPADFLAALEGKPEAKQFFETLNKSSRYVIAHGLTSAKKPETRQRRFAKFMDMLVREEKPGLGSKKA, from the coding sequence ATGCCTGAACCGGATCCTGCGAGAATCATTTCCTTCGCATCGCCGAAAGATCTCAGTCGCTGGCTTGAGGTGAATCATGCCTCCGAAAGTGAACTGTGGGTGAAGATATTTAAGAAGAGGACTGGGATTCCGAGCGTGACTTGGGACGATGTGGTGATTGAGATGCTGTGCTGGGGCTGGATCGATGGCGTCAGAAAGTCCATCGATGAGCAAGCCTATCTGCAGCGGGTCACTCCAAGGAAGACGCGAAGCAGCTGGTCAAAAAGGAACCGAGAGCATGTGGAGCGATTGATGCGCGAAGGCCGGATGATGGAGGCAGGGCTGACGCATGTTCGTGCCGCCAAAGCGGACGGCCGGTGGGAGAAAGCCTATGTGGCAAGTGAAATGGAAGTGCCGGCGGATTTTCTGGCAGCTCTGGAGGGGAAGCCGGAGGCAAAGCAGTTTTTTGAAACGCTTAATAAATCGAGTCGCTATGTCATCGCGCATGGATTGACGAGTGCGAAGAAACCCGAAACCAGACAGAGGCGATTTGCAAAATTCATGGACATGCTTGTCCGCGAAGAAAAGCCAGGCTTGGGCTCGAAGAAGGCATAG
- a CDS encoding DUF1294 domain-containing protein — translation MRYQGRIASWNDERGFGFITPIGDGRRVFVHINSISGRHRRPIENDMVAYEIGTDANGRVRAERVVFAGERLPWNASFQLGYVALTFAGIFLVVLAGAVVFGKLPSLILWLYFVASAVAFVAYSLDKSAAKQGRWRTQESTLHLFGLVGGWPGAAVAQSLLRHKSRKQSFQVVFWFTIVLNCSALGWLFSPSGAVVLRAIFEMSRELTNR, via the coding sequence TTGCGGTATCAAGGCAGAATAGCGAGCTGGAATGATGAACGTGGCTTTGGGTTCATCACTCCGATCGGCGACGGAAGACGAGTCTTCGTTCACATCAATTCCATTTCAGGTCGACATCGCAGGCCAATTGAAAATGACATGGTGGCCTACGAAATCGGGACGGATGCCAATGGACGAGTGCGGGCTGAACGCGTCGTATTCGCTGGCGAGCGTCTGCCGTGGAATGCCTCCTTTCAACTTGGATACGTTGCGCTCACGTTTGCCGGTATCTTCTTGGTGGTTCTGGCGGGGGCGGTTGTTTTTGGGAAGCTGCCGTCTCTAATTCTCTGGCTCTATTTCGTCGCTAGCGCTGTCGCATTTGTTGCCTACTCGCTCGACAAGTCCGCTGCAAAGCAGGGCCGTTGGCGAACACAAGAAAGCACTTTGCATCTTTTTGGGCTGGTAGGTGGTTGGCCAGGTGCTGCAGTCGCACAGTCGCTGCTTCGTCACAAATCCAGAAAGCAGTCTTTTCAAGTCGTGTTTTGGTTTACGATCGTGCTCAATTGCAGTGCCCTCGGCTGGTTGTTCTCGCCGTCGGGTGCCGTTGTGCTTCGTGCCATTTTCGAGATGTCGCGAGAGCTAACCAACAGGTGA
- a CDS encoding four helix bundle protein: protein MNIAEGNGRRSLKGRARFFDIARGSSFECTAIQDVLVATGRVNDSTSRDLKFKLKRIVAMLTRMAMKFDDVKEPSVDYAVPIDYEHEHRDAEHEHARGPEPCNAPDGGLQGFSVGKLIVRPRLRQSFLWSSVLLQFS from the coding sequence TTGAACATCGCCGAGGGCAACGGCAGACGAAGCTTGAAGGGTCGTGCTCGATTTTTCGATATAGCTCGCGGTTCGTCGTTTGAGTGCACGGCGATTCAAGATGTCTTGGTCGCGACTGGTAGGGTGAACGACTCAACGAGTCGCGATTTAAAGTTCAAGCTCAAGCGAATCGTGGCAATGTTGACTCGGATGGCCATGAAATTTGACGACGTCAAAGAACCTTCGGTAGACTATGCCGTGCCGATCGATTACGAGCACGAGCACCGCGATGCTGAGCACGAGCACGCGAGAGGTCCGGAACCATGTAATGCACCTGATGGCGGCTTGCAAGGTTTTAGTGTTGGAAAATTAATCGTCCGGCCCAGGTTACGGCAATCGTTCTTGTGGTCCAGCGTTCTCTTGCAGTTTTCGTGA
- a CDS encoding DUF2059 domain-containing protein produces MSHLRLSLIVAALLMLAHVQALAQDAPPFKDAVRKFADARKAIATYELLLTINERGRPQRATDGVLYPAVSEPVVTLEIAADLKSDRLLVAEHQINDGKKVLKRLDVRTPKYSISERDSRGSIMPPGNHRIDGYFDPLALGIAAIGDMSRGTSLAGVVRNYMDWPSLESQLLADGIIQYGEDDGETSYLLFLDAKRGYSPIRLRDYTGHGGVFRVDQLSSLRDGIWLPASAIVEEPERIRMMQFEWRTVNSSIDERFDLPEIEATYDIDLIDKR; encoded by the coding sequence ATGAGTCACTTACGTCTATCGTTGATCGTCGCGGCATTGTTGATGCTTGCACACGTGCAGGCTTTGGCTCAAGACGCACCTCCGTTCAAGGACGCCGTTCGCAAGTTTGCAGATGCGAGAAAGGCTATTGCGACTTACGAACTATTGCTAACAATCAACGAACGGGGGCGTCCACAGCGAGCTACCGATGGGGTCCTTTACCCTGCGGTCAGCGAACCGGTGGTGACGCTTGAGATCGCCGCTGATCTAAAGTCTGATAGATTGCTCGTCGCGGAGCATCAAATTAATGACGGCAAAAAGGTGCTAAAGCGATTGGATGTCCGCACACCGAAGTACAGCATTTCGGAGCGAGACTCCCGAGGATCGATCATGCCTCCAGGGAATCACCGTATCGATGGGTATTTTGACCCGCTTGCACTCGGTATCGCCGCAATCGGGGATATGAGTCGCGGTACATCATTGGCCGGTGTCGTAAGAAACTACATGGATTGGCCATCGTTAGAATCGCAGCTCCTTGCCGACGGAATCATCCAGTACGGTGAGGACGATGGCGAGACGTCGTATTTGCTGTTTCTAGATGCCAAACGCGGCTACTCGCCTATTCGATTGCGTGACTATACAGGTCATGGGGGCGTTTTCCGTGTCGATCAGTTGTCTAGCTTAAGGGACGGTATCTGGCTCCCCGCATCAGCGATAGTTGAGGAACCCGAGCGGATTCGGATGATGCAGTTTGAGTGGAGGACCGTCAATTCAAGCATCGACGAGCGATTCGATTTGCCTGAGATTGAGGCGACGTATGATATTGATTTGATCGACAAGCGTTAA
- the ltrA gene encoding group II intron reverse transcriptase/maturase — translation MKLGNAGEGKAVRPTCVQDSESPTLSGGSSVLDRLGRITERATAHPNEVFNNLFSLLNYELLWYAFRRLKRGKVPGVDGRTVEDYEEDLKSNLLNLLERLHDGSYRPNPSLRVNIPKGNGKSRPLGIACVEDKLVQRAVVMVLERIYEVDFYDTSYGFRPKRSCHQALAVLGRTIATKKVNWVSDADIEGFFDNVSHDRLLELVQIRISDPKLLELVRRFLKAGVLIDGKQEATEEGVPQGASLSPLLANVYLHYVLDEWFERDVKPRMRGYASLIRYADDFICCFELESDARRYQAVLPKRLARFSLSVAEDKTKLLRFGRFARRDSTRHGEGSPGIFDFLGFTHYCGRSRAGKFKLKRKTSGKKYRQKLVELRKWFRSQLDTPIGEMWQTLNAKLRGHYQYYGVNDNWPMLMAYRNRARVMVKRHLSRRSQSSYVNWTHLDRLSDRHPLANPRRLTDLIAMTGTQ, via the coding sequence ATGAAGCTGGGTAATGCTGGTGAAGGGAAGGCGGTCAGGCCAACATGCGTACAAGATTCCGAGTCGCCCACACTCAGTGGTGGGAGTTCGGTTCTGGATCGTCTTGGACGCATCACCGAAAGAGCGACAGCGCATCCCAACGAGGTTTTCAATAACCTCTTCTCGCTGCTCAATTACGAGCTGCTGTGGTATGCGTTTCGCCGACTGAAACGAGGAAAAGTGCCGGGGGTGGATGGCCGCACCGTGGAGGACTACGAGGAGGATCTAAAGAGTAATCTGCTGAACCTTCTGGAGCGCCTTCATGATGGAAGCTATCGACCCAATCCCAGTCTGCGAGTGAACATTCCGAAAGGGAATGGGAAGAGTCGCCCACTGGGGATCGCCTGTGTGGAAGACAAGCTCGTTCAGCGAGCGGTCGTGATGGTTCTGGAACGGATTTACGAGGTCGACTTTTACGACACTTCGTATGGCTTCCGTCCCAAGCGATCATGCCACCAAGCGCTTGCGGTACTCGGTCGAACGATCGCCACAAAGAAAGTGAACTGGGTAAGTGACGCCGATATCGAAGGTTTCTTCGATAACGTGTCGCACGACCGGCTGCTTGAGCTGGTGCAGATTCGCATCAGCGATCCCAAGCTGCTCGAACTGGTTCGCCGCTTTCTGAAGGCAGGAGTTCTGATCGATGGCAAACAGGAAGCAACCGAGGAGGGAGTCCCGCAAGGGGCTAGCCTCTCTCCGCTACTTGCAAACGTCTACTTGCATTACGTTCTGGACGAGTGGTTCGAGCGTGATGTGAAACCGCGTATGCGTGGCTATGCGTCCCTGATCAGGTATGCAGATGACTTCATCTGCTGCTTTGAACTGGAATCGGATGCGCGGAGATACCAAGCGGTGTTGCCGAAACGTCTTGCTCGATTTTCGTTGTCGGTCGCTGAGGATAAGACAAAGCTGCTTCGTTTTGGTCGTTTCGCCCGCCGGGATTCCACCCGGCATGGCGAAGGGTCCCCCGGCATTTTCGACTTCCTCGGATTCACTCACTACTGTGGGCGCAGTCGCGCCGGGAAATTCAAGCTGAAACGGAAGACCTCTGGGAAGAAGTATCGTCAGAAATTGGTTGAACTGCGTAAATGGTTCCGAAGTCAGCTAGACACACCGATTGGTGAGATGTGGCAGACGTTGAACGCGAAGCTTCGTGGTCACTATCAGTATTATGGAGTCAATGACAATTGGCCAATGCTGATGGCGTACCGCAACCGAGCCCGCGTGATGGTCAAACGTCACTTGAGCCGCCGGAGTCAGAGCAGCTACGTGAACTGGACGCATCTCGATCGTCTGAGCGACCGTCATCCCTTAGCGAACCCTCGCCGCTTGACTGACCTGATCGCGATGACGGGTACACAGTGA
- a CDS encoding tetratricopeptide repeat protein yields the protein MEPDDTIWAIRHRAGEWDASDIDQLIDLSKSHPDDPYLLDVLGDLSRVVKHPSLPDDFAFRCYTQAVAADPSYSAAHLSLGYWHDTMGNLPDAKNHFLLAIASGSDEIARVPLASVLAQLGDRTSAYVELDKCVDSEDLDVSRMRTEIENGQHDPLDIDLIECEPGG from the coding sequence ATGGAACCCGACGATACCATATGGGCGATTCGACATCGCGCAGGCGAATGGGATGCGTCCGACATAGATCAACTGATTGATCTCTCGAAGTCTCACCCAGATGATCCGTACTTACTTGACGTGCTTGGCGACCTCTCTCGTGTGGTCAAACATCCGTCCTTGCCCGACGATTTCGCATTCCGATGCTACACTCAAGCTGTTGCCGCCGACCCGTCGTATTCTGCAGCCCATCTGTCCCTTGGGTATTGGCATGATACGATGGGGAATCTGCCCGACGCGAAAAACCATTTCTTGCTGGCGATCGCGAGCGGCTCAGATGAAATTGCTCGGGTTCCACTCGCGTCCGTGCTTGCTCAACTGGGCGACAGAACATCCGCGTATGTGGAACTCGACAAATGCGTCGATTCGGAAGATTTAGATGTATCAAGAATGCGCACGGAGATCGAAAACGGTCAGCATGACCCACTGGACATTGATCTCATAGAATGTGAACCCGGCGGATAA
- a CDS encoding tyrosine-type recombinase/integrase: MVDYNKLPAASKFFCGDLYRTMNEDLQLAGMSKRTVHGYLRAVRQLADWAKKTPDRVTEPQLRRYFLYLKNEKEFAYGSIRVAFSGIKFFYTRTCKRDFETLATMKLQRSKTLPEVITIAQVHAIIDACKVERIALFYWTAYSMGLRLEEARNLQVGDIDSKRMMVHIHRGKGAKDRYVPLPTTTLLWLRKHWVTHQHERFLFPADGRDHQQSAMSETPIATSTVQKAIGSIARKLKFRKKVSTHTLRHSYATYLLEAGVSLKAIQQFLGHSSLQTTMIYLHLTDSAEANARATIERLFRRK, translated from the coding sequence ATGGTTGACTACAACAAACTGCCTGCGGCTTCGAAGTTTTTCTGCGGTGATCTTTACCGTACCATGAACGAAGACCTCCAGTTGGCTGGCATGAGCAAACGGACGGTCCATGGTTACCTGCGTGCCGTCCGCCAACTTGCTGACTGGGCTAAGAAGACTCCGGACCGCGTCACCGAGCCGCAACTACGCAGGTACTTTCTGTATCTCAAGAACGAAAAAGAATTCGCTTACGGTTCTATCCGCGTTGCCTTCAGTGGCATCAAGTTCTTTTATACTCGAACCTGCAAACGTGACTTTGAAACGCTTGCTACCATGAAACTCCAACGATCCAAGACTCTTCCAGAGGTCATCACGATCGCTCAGGTTCACGCGATCATTGACGCCTGCAAGGTCGAGCGGATCGCTCTCTTCTACTGGACGGCTTATTCGATGGGCCTGCGACTGGAGGAAGCCCGCAACCTGCAGGTCGGCGACATCGACTCGAAGCGGATGATGGTTCACATCCATCGTGGCAAAGGAGCGAAAGACCGTTACGTCCCCCTTCCAACGACAACGCTCCTCTGGCTGCGAAAACACTGGGTCACTCACCAGCACGAGCGATTCCTCTTCCCAGCCGATGGACGCGACCACCAACAGTCGGCTATGTCAGAAACTCCGATCGCCACCTCAACCGTTCAAAAAGCGATCGGTAGCATCGCCAGGAAATTGAAATTCCGCAAAAAGGTTTCGACGCATACGCTGCGTCATTCCTACGCCACGTATCTACTGGAGGCCGGGGTATCACTCAAAGCCATTCAGCAGTTCCTCGGACACAGCAGTCTACAGACGACGATGATTTATCTGCACCTGACCGACAGTGCAGAAGCCAATGCTCGGGCGACGATCGAAAGGCTGTTTCGCCGCAAGTAA
- a CDS encoding IS91 family transposase, protein MATLAEALRVHGPTVARSLSRTQQKVFSLITRCRTGALGGVQYQCTGCGREHWVGRSCGNRHCTSCGHEKTQAWVEKQRAKTMPVHHFLVTFTVPRELGSMLRTVSEQEQREGYRCLFDASSQSIRDVGAATKSLRGCKLGYFGVLHTWGRDLQTFHPHIHYVVPGGGVKVDDNGNAIEWRSAPKNFLFHHGTLIRVYKAKLAEEFRKAGLYDLVDPREWKKDFVVDIQPVGHAEPTLKYLAPYVHRVAISDKRIVSVDESIVKYTVRPSKSKGTVIRTVDGDTFVRSFAQHILPSGFMKIRHYGWMSANSKVRIEEVKWLVWLSLGWTFWLASGYAPQEKPLTASLRCAACGDEMKVVAVTYDAIVIDQTDQALAYFDSG, encoded by the coding sequence GTGGCAACGCTCGCCGAAGCCCTTCGCGTGCATGGGCCGACCGTTGCTAGATCGTTGTCTCGTACTCAGCAGAAAGTCTTCTCGCTAATCACACGCTGCCGCACCGGTGCCCTGGGCGGAGTGCAGTATCAGTGTACCGGTTGTGGCCGGGAACACTGGGTGGGACGAAGCTGCGGAAATCGTCACTGCACCTCCTGCGGTCACGAAAAGACGCAAGCCTGGGTCGAGAAACAGCGAGCCAAAACGATGCCGGTTCATCACTTCCTGGTCACGTTCACGGTCCCCCGTGAGCTAGGGTCGATGCTGCGCACTGTTAGCGAACAGGAGCAACGTGAAGGTTACCGGTGCCTGTTCGATGCCAGCAGCCAAAGCATTCGAGACGTCGGAGCCGCCACGAAGTCACTGCGTGGATGCAAGCTCGGCTACTTCGGAGTCCTCCATACCTGGGGGCGAGACCTGCAAACGTTTCATCCACACATTCACTATGTCGTTCCAGGCGGCGGCGTGAAAGTTGATGACAACGGCAATGCCATTGAATGGCGGAGTGCACCCAAAAACTTCCTGTTTCATCATGGAACGCTGATCCGAGTCTACAAGGCCAAACTGGCCGAAGAGTTTCGCAAGGCAGGACTGTATGACTTGGTCGATCCACGTGAATGGAAGAAAGACTTCGTGGTCGACATCCAACCCGTCGGTCATGCGGAGCCGACATTAAAATACCTCGCCCCGTATGTCCATCGTGTCGCAATCAGCGATAAACGAATCGTCTCGGTGGATGAGTCGATCGTGAAGTACACGGTCCGTCCGTCCAAGTCGAAGGGGACCGTGATCCGAACCGTTGATGGCGACACGTTCGTCCGCAGCTTCGCACAGCACATCCTGCCCAGCGGGTTCATGAAGATCCGCCATTACGGCTGGATGAGTGCCAACAGCAAAGTCCGGATCGAGGAAGTGAAGTGGCTGGTGTGGCTTTCACTCGGCTGGACGTTTTGGCTGGCCAGTGGATACGCCCCTCAGGAAAAGCCACTTACCGCATCGCTTCGATGTGCGGCATGCGGTGATGAGATGAAAGTCGTGGCAGTGACTTACGACGCGATCGTCATCGATCAAACGGATCAAGCACTCGCGTACTTCGACAGTGGATAA